A window of Fusarium falciforme chromosome 1, complete sequence genomic DNA:
ATCTCGGTCTCGATTATCGTAGTCTGATGTTGACGATGGAGAATCAATGCTGTCGAGAATTGTCCCCTAAGACGTCTACGAGTCATGGCAGGGCCTCAAGCGGAAACTACAGAAGCCTCAAACCTTCGGCGACATGGCACCGGCAATTGAGCCTCAGCATTCCAACGGCCGCAAGCCACCTTCTAGAAAGACTGGAAACCCTATCTGACCCCTGGTCCACAATCAACGTCGACCGAATGACAACCGGCCGATAACCCATCGAACCCCCACGAGCTCACCGAGACGTCCTATCGGTGGGTGACGTTACCCTCACCTAGAAGCTCCTTACCGCGGTGGATCATCCCGGCCGACGGGGTGGGAGCCAGCAAACGGAGGCTCTGCCGGGCCTCTGGTCCCACATGGTGTGGTGTGAGGTGAGCAAAGGTGAAGGGGCCATATCGACCAGTGGAGTTGCCATGTTTTGGCAGTATCATGATCGGGAGGCCGGTCCGCTGCCGGTTGGGCGGTTGCGTTGTGATACGGGCAAGGGGAGTCGATGCGGTTCCAGGAGTCAGTGGTCTGCCGAATGGACTGGAAATAGAGACGGAGGATCCTGGGGATGCTGGGAAAGGAGATATATAAAGGAGACATGATGCCCAAGACGAAAGAGATGGAAGAACCAGACAACCCGACATCAACAACCAAGACTGGACACACTCACAGCAACTACACTGCACACAGCTTCCATAAAACGATCCCCCCTGAGAAGCATCAAGATGGCGACCGATTACAAGTTTGAAGGCTGGATGGGTGAAGACCCAAGAGCAGCTGAAGGCCACATGGTCTGGAAGGAGTACGAGCCTAAGCCTTGGGAGGAGTCAGATGTCGATATCAGAATCACCCACTCGGGCATCTGCGGCTCAGACATCCACACCCTCCGAGCTGGCTGGGTACGTTTCCCTCAGGGACTTCCTGATACACCTCACATACTTACCATCAACAGGGCCCAACCGACTTCCCCTGCGTCGTCGGCCACGAAATCGTCGGTGTCGCAGTTCGAGTCGGATCCGAGGCGGAGGGAAACATCAAGGTCGGCGACCTGGTCGGTGTCGGCGCCCAGACGGACTCGTGCCGATCCCGCGATGGACCTTGCCAGGCCTGCGAGACTCACCTCGAGAACTACTGCCATGATATGCACCTGACATACAACACTTCATACCGAAATGGAGGCAAGGCCTACGGAGGATATGCCCTCTACCACCGAAGTCCCTCGCACTTTGTCATCAAGATCCCTGACGGTCTGCTCCCGGAGCATGCGGCGCCGATGCTTTGCGGCGGTGTCACTGTTTACTCCCCGCTGAAGGTCTTTGGCGCCGGTCCCGGAAAGAGGGTCGGTGTTGTCGGTGTCGGTGGTCTCGGTCACTTTGCAGTTCTcatcgccaaggccatgggcGCGGACAAGGTCATCGGTATCTCTCGACGATCAGACAAGAGGGAAGAGGCCTTGGCACTGGGGGCTGATGAGTATATCGCAACTGCCGAGGATGAGAACTGGTCTCAGAAGCACGCTGGAACCCTCGACCTCATCATCTGCACTGTCTCATCACCAAAGGTACGTTGTCATTTCCAGTTCCTGTGATTCACCATGCATGAGGACCTGCGTCAAGGCGTGCAGCATAGCAATGACCAACAGCATTGCTTACACTGCACATGCCGAGCTTGCCGCAACCCATTATCACGACCCAATCTCTTCTGTGCATCCAGAACCGCATGGCTAACATGATCTTGTCGCAGATGCCCCTGCAAGAGTACTTTGACatgctcggcctcgacggcACACTTGTGCAGGTGGGCATTCCGGAAGAGCCCATCCC
This region includes:
- a CDS encoding PKS-ER domain-containing protein is translated as MATDYKFEGWMGEDPRAAEGHMVWKEYEPKPWEESDVDIRITHSGICGSDIHTLRAGWGPTDFPCVVGHEIVGVAVRVGSEAEGNIKVGDLVGVGAQTDSCRSRDGPCQACETHLENYCHDMHLTYNTSYRNGGKAYGGYALYHRSPSHFVIKIPDGLLPEHAAPMLCGGVTVYSPLKVFGAGPGKRVGVVGVGGLGHFAVLIAKAMGADKVIGISRRSDKREEALALGADEYIATAEDENWSQKHAGTLDLIICTVSSPKMPLQEYFDMLGLDGTLVQVGIPEEPIPVSAWALVPARRRLAGSLIGSPKEIEELFQLAADKHIIPWVEKRPMSDANQAIVDMEAGKPRFRYVLVNHFDDAKETEVQEPEKEAEAEKTEEPEEKPEEKSEKDDDKTKDEE